A single region of the Pyricularia oryzae 70-15 chromosome 4, whole genome shotgun sequence genome encodes:
- a CDS encoding 6-phosphofructo-2-kinase 1, which yields MHNEQADTFFSSDQDGRKQAQQSSLAKLAMSKKITATPNVIPPTPPVTAAPAVAPPPPTSVALSETNGEALKPPSPNSTSPRPAQKPDNSHLPPPAIAHALKSINAFDHAALRDKPLPQYDSPYTRSISSTAPGSPRIPPVRQNSGSHTPRVRPHATTLNIPGLTKSKVSPDGRIPDRDVASKLLIVMVGLPARGKSYITKKIQRYLNWQQHNTRIFNVGSRRRVAAGFSPRAERPVSPKSASGERLRAASILLNGIEQNGDTVEETNGHTSESSQDREPPSFDLNTWKGRPKSIAGVDGPEAYMDQSANFFDPKNTTARALREQVAMDTLDEALDYLLFQNGSVGILDATNSTIHRRELIVKRVKEREPKLGILFIESICHDQTLLEANMRLKLSGPDYHDKDPIKSLQDFKERVRQYESAYTPLGEWEEKNDLQYIQMIDVGRKVVHHRLRGFLSGGIANYLLTFNLAPRQIWITRHGHSEDNQLKKLGGDSSLTERGHFYAMALHGFITQKRQEWLVQQKDKIAQASFPPQPGDHTPPYPELFQELDDKNCCVWTSMLKRSVQTAEYFEEDEDYDVKNWELLNEMNTGTFEGMTYEEIAAKYPEEYEKRQRDKLHYVYPGVGGEGYLRIIGRLRDMVREIERITEHVLIISHRSVCRVLMAYFMDLTRDDIADLDMPLGMLYAIEPKPYGIEFHAYKYDESNGTFSEIHDYKPQRTTDRNN from the exons ATGCATAACGAACAAGCTGACACCTTTTTCTCGAGCGATCAAGACGGGCGCAAACAGGCGCAACAGTCGTCGTTGGCTAAGCTTGCAATGAGCAAGAAAATCACGGCCACGCCCAATGTGATTCCTCCAACTCCTCCTGTAACAGCAGCGCCTGCCGTcgcaccgccaccaccaaccTCTGTCGCGCTTTCCGAGACCAATGGCGAGGCCTTGAAACCTCCATCACCGAACTCGACTTCTCCCCGCCCTGCGCAGAAGCCAGACAACTCGCACCTGCCACCTCCGGCCATCGCCCATGCGCTCAAATCGATAAACGCCTTTGACCATGCCGCACTGCGCGACAAACCATTGCCCCAATATGACAGCCCTTATACCAGAAGTATCTCTTCAACAGCACCAGGCTCCCCGAGAAT TCCTCCTGTCAGACAAAACTCGGGCAGCCACACACCTAGAGTTCGACCCCATGCCACGACTCTCAACATCCCCGGACTGACCAAGTCCAAGGTCTCTCCGGACGGAAGAATCCCAGATCGAGACGTCGCCTCGAAACTGTTGATTGTCATGGTGGGCCTTCCGGCTCGTGGGAAGTCTTACATCACAAAGAAAATCCAGCGCTACTTGAACTGGCAGCAGCACAACACAAGAATCTTCAATGTTGGCAGCAGGAGGCGAGTCGCCGCTGGGTTCTCTCCTCGCGCTGAGCGACCCGTGTCACCCAAATCTGCGTCCGGCGAAAGGCTGCGCGCCGCTTCCATTTTGCTTAACGGCATTGAGCAAAATGGCGACACCGTTGAAGAAACCAACGGGCACACAAGTGAATCATCTCAGGATCGAGAGCCTCCGTCATTTGATCTGAACACCTGGAAAGGTCGCCCGAAGTCGATCGCCGGCGTTGACGGCCCTGAGGCCTATATGGACCAATCCGCCAACTTCTTCGATCCAAAGAACACAACCGCCCGGGCACTGCGAGAGCAGGTTGCCATGGACACATTGGACGAGGCCCTGGACTACTTGCTGTTCCAGAACGGCTCGGTCGGTATACTTGATGCAACAAATAGCACCATCCATCGCCGCGAGCTTATTGTCAAGCGAGTCAAAGAGAGAGAGCCCAAACTTGGCATTCTCTTCATCGAAAGTATCTGCCATGACCAGACT CTGCTCGAGGCCAACATGAGACTCAAACTTTCCGGCCCAGACTATCACGACAAAGATCCGATCAAGTCACTACAGGACTTCAAGGAACGGGTCAGACAGTACGAAAGTGCTTATACGCCCTTGGGAGAATGGGAAGAGAAGAATGATTTACAATACATACAG ATGATTGATGTTGGAAGGAAAGTCGTTCATCATAGATTACGAGGCTTTCTCAGTGGTGGTATTGCCAACTACCTCTTGACATTTAACCTTGCGCCACGTCAAATATGGATCACCCGTCATGGGCACAGTGAGGATAACCAGCTCAAAAAGCTTGGCGGTGATTCTTCACTTACGGAACGCGGTCATTTCTACGCAATGGCACTGCACGGCTTTATCACCCAAAAGCGCCAGGAGTGGCTTGTGCAGCAGAAGGACAAGATTGCTCAGGCCTCATTTCCTCCGCAGCCTGGTGATCATACTCCACCCTATCCAGAACTTTTCCAAGAGCTCGATGACAAAAACTGCTGCGTGTGGACGTCGATGCTAAAGAGAAGCGTTCAAACTGCCGAGTATTttgaggaggatgaggactACGACGTGAAAAATTGGGAGCTTCTGAACGAGATGAATACCGGCACGTTCGAGGGCATGACGTACGAAGAGATTGCAGCCAAATACCCCGAGGAATACGAGAAGCGCCAGCGAGACAAACTTCACTACGTCTATCCCGGCGTGGGCGGCGAGGGTTATCTACGGATCATAGGCCGGCTGCGCGACATGGTCCGGGAAATTGAACGCATCACAGAACATGTTTTGATCATTAGCCACCGCTCCGTTTGCCGTGTGCTGATGGCATACTTTATGGACCTGACACGCGATGACATCGCGGATTTGGACATGCCGCTGGGCATGCTATACGCAATCGAGCCGAAGCCTTACGGGATTGAGTTTCACGCGTACAAGTACGATGAGTCCAACGGGACGTTTAGTGAGATTCATGACTACAAGCCGCAGAGGACAACAGACCGCAATAACTAA
- a CDS encoding beta-glucosidase 1 — MTRTELHVHRKPAAVSGKGEGGSSHRNGGLHKERGTRSFFTRFPSLWSSREPLIILVGVICLLNMAPSFFASILPTAVALLVALGGADAQSSTSGRFTWVQPADTVILGQYGHSPAVYPSPNITGAGGWENALQKARDFVSQLTVEEKAVLVTGSAGPCVGNIAGIPRLGFNGLCLQDGPLAIRMADYASVFSAGVSIAATWDKKMMYDRGVAMGKEFKAKGAHIALTPVAGPLGRSAYAGRNWEGFSADPYLTGIGMETSVRGLQDAGVQATAKHWIGNEQEIMRNPVFNPNGTLTDVDFEAISANIDDRTMHEVYMFPFANSVKAGVAAMMCSYQRLNGSYACQNSKSTNGLLKGELGFEGYVMSDWGAVHSGVASIEAGLDMNMPGGLGAYGFTFGEGSGSFFGGNITRGVNNGTIETGRLDDMILRIMTPYYWLGQDKDYPLVDPSSSYFLEQTLFPKKLWNQNVDMLVGGEASRDVREKTTAKLIREHGAAAAVLLKNVNKALPLKSAKSGHLWKRRRRPHPRLLQPAQLRVRHADCWWRLWYGTSDVYRNSPRCHQEPCRPG; from the exons ATGACACGAACTGAGCTCCATGTGCACAGAAAGCCCGCAGCTGTGTCCGGCAAGGGTgagggcggcagcagccaccGTAATGGTGGTCTACATAAGGAGAGGGGGACTCGCTCGTTCTTCACCCGATTCCCTTCTCTCTGGTCCTCACGCGAACCTCTAATCATCCTCGTTGGTGTCATTTGTTTGCTCAATATGGCCCCCAGCTTCTTCGCCTCAATTCTTCCCACCGCCGTGGCCCTGCTTGTGGCCCTCGGCGGTGCTGATGCTCAGAGCTCAACATCGGGGAGGTTCACCTGGGTACAGCCCGCCGACACCGTGATCCTGGGTCAATACGGACACTCACCGGCCGTCTATCCTTCGC CCAACATcactggtgctggcggctgGGAAAACGCACTCCAGAAGGCCCGCGACTTTGTGTCCCAACTTACTGTTGAGGAGAAGGCCGTTCTTGTCACCGGCTCAGCGGGACCTTGTGTTGGCAACATCGCTGGCATTCCACGCCTTGGCTTCAACGGCCTCTGTCTTCAGGATGGTCCCCTGGCCATCCGCATGGCCGACTATGCCAGTGTCTTCTCCGCTGGTGTTTCCATCGCTGCCACTTGGGACAAGAAGATGATGTACGACCGGGGCGTGGCCATGGGCAAGGAATTCAAGGCCAAGGGCGCCCACATCGCCCTGACTCCCGTTGCGGGACCTCTGGGTCGCTCAGCCTATGCAGGCCG AAACTGGGAGGGCTTCTCAGCCGACCCGTACCTCACGGGCATCGGCATGGAGACCTCGGTTCGTGGCCTCCAAGACGCCGGTGTGCAAGCCACTGCCAAGCACTGGATCGGAAATGAGCAGGAGATCATGAGAAACCCCGTATTCAACCCCAACGGCACATTGACCGACGTCGACTTTGAGGCGATCTCGGCCAACATTGATGACCGTACCATGCACGAGGTCTACATGTTCCCCTTCGCCAACTCAGTCAAGGCTGGTGTCGCTGCCATGATGTGCTCTTACCAGCGCCTGAACGGCTCTTACGCCTGCCAGAACTCCAAATCCACCAACGGCCTGCTCAAAGGTGAGCTCGGTTTTGAGGGCTACGTCATGTCCGACTGGGGCGCAGTTCACTCTGGTGTAGCATCCATCGAGGCCGGTCTCGACATGAACATG CCGGGAGGCCTCGGAGCATACGGTTTCACTTTCGGTGAAGGTTCCGGCTCCTTCTTCGGTGGCAACATCACCCGAGGAGTCAACAATGGAACTATCGAGACGGGCCGGCTTGATGATATGATCCTGCGCATCATGACCCCTTACTACTGGCTCGGCCAAGACAAGGACTATCCCTTGGTTGACCCTTCATCCTCGTACTTCCTCGAGCAGACCCTCTTTCCCAAGAAGCTGTGGAATCAGAATGTCGACATGCTCGTCGGCGGAGAGGCTAGCCGGGACGTGCGTGAGAAGACTACTGCTAAGCTGATCCGCGAACATGGTGCAGCTGCCGCTGTTCTCCTTAAGAATGTCAACAAGGCCCTGCCGCTCAAGTCGGCCAAGTCTGGCCATCTTTGGAAACGACGCCGGCGACCCCACCCAAGGTTACTACAACCAGCCCAACTACGAGTACGGCACGCTGACTGCTGGTGGCGGCTCTGGTACGGGACGTCTGACGTCTATCGTAACTCCCCTCGATGCCATCAAGAACCGTGTCGCCCAGGATAA
- a CDS encoding aconitate hydratase, producing MRPIGLSSRSGGILLRIPRAQAIRCCAGRRLYTTGPPLPPIYEKLYSNYSLVRKVLGRQRLTLAEKILYSHLDDVEASLLNGTKNGTDIRGNANLQLKPDRVNMQDASAQMALLQFMSCNLPQTAIPASIHCDHLIVGEKGAAEDLTSGINMNKEVFDFLESAARKYGLDFWPPGAGIIHQTVLENYAIPGMMMLGTDSHTPNAGGLCTIAIGVGGADAVEALVGAPWELKAPKILNVHLTGKLSEWASPKDIILNLAGQLTVRGGTGYIIEYSGPGVDTLSATGMATVTNMGAEVGATTSIFPYTPASARYLKSTRREAAANAASMLQTYPGVGAGDDQYFRFEADKGAEFDQQVNIDLSTLEPHINGPFTPDLSTPLSKFKETIKAEGWPETLSAGLIGSCTNSSYEDMTRVESMLKAAGEAGLKPAADFYITPGSEQIRSTLERDGTLETFTDAGGIVLSNACGPCIGQWKRQDNIPKGQPNAILTSYNRNFRGRNDGNPGTMNFLASPEIVTAMAFAGSTTFNPVTDSLKTPDGKDFKFPPPQGLEGPAAPFDSGVEELLPLCQQPNPQVDVKISPTSERLALLEPFDSFPEHDLKGLRVLVKVTGKCTTDTISAAGPWLKYKGHLPNISTNTLNTAINAATGEVNAAYDLDGSKHTIPDLAARWRAAGREWVVVAEHNYGEGSAREHAALQPRYLGCRAIVTKSFARIHETNLKKQGVVPLTFAEEIDYDKIEAGDEVETVGLYDMLKNGGQGEVQLRVTKGDGSEVMIPVKHAVSKDQAGFILAGSALNMLSKRN from the exons ATGCGGCCAATTGGGCTTTCCAGCCGCTCTGGTGGTATCCTACTG AGGATACCGCGGGCTCAAGCAATTCGCTGCTGCGCTGGTCGTCGACTCTATACCACAGGCCCTCCGCTCCCGCCCATTTACGAAAAGCTATACTCGAACTATAGCCTTGTGCGCAAGGTTCTGGGAAGGCAGCGGCTTACGTTGGCTGAGAAGATCCTATACAGTCATCTGGACGATGTTGAGGCGTCGTTACTAAATGGCACCAAGAACGGTACCGACATCCGCGGCAATGCAAACCTGCAGCTGAAGCCCGATCGGGTGAACATGCAGGACGCGTCTGCGCAGATGGCCCTGCTGCAGTTCATGTCTTGTAATCTTCCGCAAACAGCCATTCCGGCAAGCATCCACTGTGACCACCTGATTGTCGGCGAAAAGGGTGCGGCCGAGGACCTGACGTCAGGCATTAACATGAACAAGGAGGTTTTCGACTTTCTAGAGTCCGCCGCCAGGAAGTATGGCTTGGACTTTTGGCCGCCTGGAGCGGGTATCATTCATCAGACCGTGCTGGAGAACTACGCGATTCCTGGCATGATGATGCTTGGTACCGACAGTCACACTCCCAATGCCGGCGGCTTGTGCACCATCGCTATCGGTGTTGGCGGTGCTGATGCCGTTGAGGCCCTTGTCGGAGCGCCATGGGAGCTTAAGGCACCAAAGATACTCAACGTTCACCTTACCGGAAAGTTGAGCGAGTGGGCTTCACCTAAAGACATCATCCTTAACCTTGCGGGTCAGCTTACCGTCCGGGGAGGTACTGGCTACATCATCGAGTATTCCGGCCCGGGAGTCGACACGCTCAGCGCCACTGGCATGGCAACGGTGACGAACATGGGTGCTGAGGTCGGCGCGACGACTTCAATATTCCCATACACACCAGCGTCTGCTCGCTATCTCAAATCGACAAGGAGGGAGGCAGCTGCGAACGCGGCGTCGATGCTACAGACGTATCCTGGTGTCGGCGCTGGTGACGACCAGTACTTCAGGTTTGAGGCAGACAAGGGCGCTGAGTTTGATCAACAGGTCAACATTGATCTCTCGACTCTGGAACCGCATATCAACGGGCCATTCACGCCTGATCTCTCGACACCCCTCTCCAAGTTCAAGGAGACGATCAAGGCGGAGGGCTGGCCGGAGACATTATCCGCAGGGTTGATAGGCAGCTGTACCAACAGCTCCTATGAGGACATGACGCGCGTAGAGAGCATGCTCAAGGCAGCTGGCGAAGCCGGCCTCAAGCCAGCCGCAGACTTCTATATCACACCGGGCAGTGAGCAGATCCGCTCTACACTGGAGCGTGATGGGACGCTAGAGACTTTTACTGACGCCGGTGGGATTGTCCTGTCGAATGCATGTGGCCCATGTATCGGCCAATGGAAGAGGCAGGACAATATTCCCAAGGGACAGCCGAACGCCATCCTCACATCATACAACCGCAACTTCCGCGGCCGGAATGACGGTAACCCGGGAACGATGAACTTCCTCGCGTCTCCCGAAATCGTGACAGCTATGGCTTTTGCAGGGTCGACGACCTTTAACCCCGTCACGGACAGTCTCAAGACCCCAGACGGAAAGGACTTCAAATTTCCCCCTCCGCAAGGACTCGAGGGCCCCGCAGCGCCCTTTGACTCGGGCGTCGAGGAACTCTTGCCGCTTTGCCAGCAACCCAACCCCCAAGTCGACGTTAAGATTTCGCCAACCTCGGAACGTCTCGCCCTTCTGGAGCCTTTCGATTCCTTTCCGGAGCATGACCTTAAGGGCCTCCGAGTTCTGGTCAAGGTCACGGGCAAATGCACGACGGACACCATATCTGCGGCCGGACCTTGGCTCAAGTACAAGGGTCACCTGCCCAACATCAGCACCAACACCCTCAATACCGCCATAAACGCGGCGACGGGTGAGGTCAACGCGGCTTACGATCTCGACGGCAGCAAACATACGATCCCGGATCTTGCGGCGCGTTGGCGGGCGGCCGGACGGGAGTGGGTTGTGGTCGCGGAACACAACTACGGCGAGGGCAGTGCTCGCGAGCACGCTGCGCTGCAGCCGAGATATCTCGGTTGTCGTGCCATTGTGACCAAGTCATTTGCCCGCATCCACGAGACGAacctgaagaagcagggTGTTGTGCCCTTGACTTTTGCAGAAGAGATCGACTATGACAAAATTGAGGCGGGCGACGAGGTTGAGACCGTGGGTCTATACGACATGCTGAAGAACGGCGGGCAGGGAGAGGTGCAATTGAGGGTTACAAAGGGCGACGGAAGTGAGGTGATGATTCCAGTGAAGCACGCTGTGAGCAAGGACCAGGCTGGGTTCATCCTGGCTGGCAGTGCTTTGAATATGCTGTCGAAAAGAAACTAG
- a CDS encoding DNA repair and recombination protein rhm52, whose protein sequence is MPAPGDQHSRISNPFEDVKPRVSEYTAQEIATLQTRLERQLGPEYLSARAGPSGQKVHYVAAEKVIGLANEVFGFNGWSSSIQNIQVDFVDEHPQTLKISLGLHVVVRVTLRDGTFHEDIGYGHIENCKGKAMAFEKAKKEGTTDALKRALRNFGNVLGNCVYDKAYLAKVTKLKVEPTKFDELNLHRHADFAKKDVVAEPRLPPVKPEPSNTASAAPHPPLPPLPEADSFDDLLGEFDEADFCVVDADGHPDEVVLPENSHASGSSGNTGASTTNRGPGAPSGNQSNQQRPMQPSSRMNLNGPAGRPQPQTPNHQINRSGPQNGSINNQQNNHGMRPSPHMANQGRPPPPPQNNNNTSNGTGPHQRPLGNGPQQNTPPPNNGAATAPSGAEPVAFFSARAVARVPDDASLPPPPGTATPTALFNPKAESPSIRKTPGIDHSSSRPVSRTGQHVPAKPVQDGGGLANDNPSNNAGNGVQNQPQKPQPSQQRGSILNPQFDQSRRIGAPGGAASPLSNRNQYRPPTMMKRPPLADVPNGTSNGNGTPGDSKRMKLN, encoded by the exons ATGCCTGC TCCTGGCGACCAACACAGTCGCATATCGAACCCGTTCGAGGATGTAAAGCCCCGTGTATCCGAATACACCGCCCAAGAGATTGCAACGCTGCAAACACGGCTTGAAAGACAACTAGGGCCCGAGTACTTGTCTGCTCGCGCAGGTCCCTCGGGGCAGAAGGTCCACTATGTTGCTGCCGAGAAGGTCATTGGGCTTGCCAACGAGGTCTTTGGCTTCAACGGGTGGTCGTCATCGATCCAGAACATCCAGGTCGACTTTGTGGACGAGCACCCACAGACCCTCAAGATCTCGCTTGGGCTGCATGTCGTCGTGCGTGTGACCTTGCGGGATGGGACATTTCATGAGGATATCGGCTACGGACACATTGAGAATTGCAAGGGCAAGGCTATGGCTTTCGAGAAAGCAAAGAAGGAGGGGACCACAGATGCCCTAAAAAGGGCGCTTAGGAACTTTGGCAATGTGCTAGGCAACTGTGTCTATGACAAGGCATATCTGGCCAAGGTGACCAAGCTCAAGGTCGAGCCGACCAAGTTTGACGAATTGAACCTGCATCGGCATGCGGACTTTGCCAAGAAAGATGTTGTTGCAGAACCCAGGTTGCCGCCCGTCAAGCCGGAGCCTTCAAATACTGCTTCAGCGGCGCCACATCCTCCATTGCCACCCTTGCCAG AAGCAGATTCTTTTGATGATTTGCTCGGAG AATTTGACGAAGCCGACTTTTGCGTTGTAGATGCAGATGGCCATCCGGACGAGGTCGTTCTCCCTGAGAATTCACATGCATCGGGTAGTAGTGGCAACACCGGGGCGAGCACCACGAATAGGGGGCCAGGGGCTCCGTCAGGCAACCAGTCAAACCAACAGCGGCCAATGCAGCCATCCTCACGAATGAACTTGAATGGTCCGGCCGGACGCCCTCAACCTCAAACCCCCAACCACCAAATCAATAGATCAGGCCCTCAAAACGGTTCTATTAACAATCAACAGAATAACCATGGAATGCGTCCTTCGCCGCACATGGCAAACCAGGGCCGGCCACCTCCACCGCCGCAGAACAATAACAACACTAGCAATGGTACGGGCCCACATCAGCGCCCTCTTGGTAACGGCCCGCAGCAAaacacgccgccgccgaacaATGGGGCCGCAACCGCTCCAAGCGGTGCAGAACCTGTGGCTTTCTTCTCGGCGCGTGCGGTTGCGAGGGTTCCGGATGATGCCTCCCTTCCACCGCCGCCAGGTACAGCGACACCTACGGCCTTGTTCAACCCGAAAGCAGAAAGTCCTTCGATTCGCAAGACGCCAGGCATTGATCACTCGTCATCGAGGCCAGTCTCAAGAACAGGCCAGCACGTTCCGGCTAAACCCGTTCAAGATGGTGGAGGGCTTGCTAATGACAATCCCTCTAACAATGCTGGAAATGGCGTACAAAACCAGCCACAAAAGCCGCAGCCATCGCAACAACGTGGAAGTATTCTCAACCCTCAGTTTGACCAGTCCCGACGCATTGGAGCTCCTGGCGGGGCTGCAAGTCCGCTCTCGAATAGGAATCAGTACAGGCCGCCCACCATGATGAAGAGGCCACCGCTGGCGGATGTGCCCAATGGGACCTCAAATGGCAATGGGACCCCTGGGGATTCCAAAAGGATGAAGCTTAATTAG